The DNA sequence ACTATGTGTGCGGTCCCGGCGAAGCGATGCGCGCTGCCCTTCCGCCGGGCATCGAGATCCAGTCGGAAACGGTCGTACAGCTCACGGACCGACCTGCAGAGGAGATTCATGTGGTCGGTGACGCGGCGGGGCTTGTGGACTATCTCACCGGCCGCGGCGAGGTGCCTGTAACGTCAGTTCGCCGGCGATTCCCGGCTATGTCAACGGCGCGACTCAGGCGACTAGAGCGGGACGACATTGTCCGGCTTGACAGCCGCCTTCGCGGTCCACGCGCGCGGGCAAAGCTCGTCAGGTTCGTACAACTGGCACCCGAGGTCCGACATCCTGATGCCGCGCGCGAAGCGATGCTCGAACTTCGCGGAGCCAAACAGCGTGCCGTGATGTCGGTGTTGCTCGATCGCTTCGTGGATGGAGACGAGGAAGTGTCGCTCAGCGAACTGCTTGAGGTCTCGAAGTCATCCTCAGCCACCGTCACTTCGCTCGAGAAGAAGCGTCTCGTGAACATCGTTTCAAGAGAGGAGCTGCGGACGCACTTTCCCGATGAGCCTGCTCCCGCGATGTCGGGCGGACCAGAGCTTCATCCGTCACAAGCCGCAGCGTTGGGAGAGATTCAGCAGTCGATAGACTCGGCAGGATTCAAGGCGTTTCTGTTGCGCGGCGTGACGGGCAGCGGAAAGACGGAGGTGTACCTGGCGGCGCTTGGAACGGCGATTGACGCAGGTCGCTCGGGCATTATCCTCGTGCCGGAAATCGCACTCACGCCGCAGATGGTCCGGAGATATCGAGCCCGCTTCGGAGACGCCGTGTCCGTGCTGCATTCCCGAATGAGCATGGGCGAGCGCTTCGACGCATGGCGGAATCTTCGTGAGGGACGGCATCGCGTGGTGATCGGCCCCCGGTCCGCCGTATTTGCACCCGTCGAGAATCTGGGTCTGATTGTGGTCGACGAGGAACACGAGCAATCGTACAAGCAACAGGATCCATCGCCCCGATACCACGCCCGCGATGTAGCGGTGATGCGCGCCTTTCTCGAAGGAGCGACCTGTGTCCTCGGCTCGGCAACACCGAGTCTCGAAAGCTACTCCAATGCGCAACACGGGAAGTACCGGATGTTGTCGATGCCCGACAGGGTCCCGGTGAAGGATTCGACCCCCGCCGTACTGCCCACCGTGCAAATCGTAGATCTGGTCCTTGAGCGCAAGAAGCACCGTCTCGAAGGAACGATTTCTACTACGCTGAAGGAGGCCATTGCATCCCGGCTCGATCGGCAGGAACAAGTGATACTGTTGCAGAACAGACGGGGCTACGCACCCGTCCTGGTGTGCGACACCTGCGGGTACTCACCGATGTGCCCGGACTGCTCGGTGACCTTTACGTACCACAAATCGATCCGGCGTCTACGCTGTCACTACTGCGGCAGGACGCAGCGGCCCGAATCCGTTTGCCCGTCGTGTGGTGCAGCCGGCCTGCAGAGACTTGGTGCGGGGACGCAGCGAGTTGAGGAGGAACTGGTCGCGACCTTTCCGTCGATGCGCATACTACGGATGGATCTCGACACCACCGGCCGCAAGCATTCTCACCACGACATCCTGTCGCGATTCGGAAATGGCGAGGCCGACGTGCTGCTCGGTACGCAAATGGTTGCGAAAGGGCTTGACTTCGCGCGCGTCACGCTCGTCGGCGTCATTAACGCAGACACCGAGCTACTGCTGCCCGATTTCCGTTCGGAGGAGCGTACGTTTCAGTTGCTGACACAGGTCGCGGGCCGGGCGGGCCGGGCAGACATGCCGGGGGAAGTCTATCTCCAGACCAGAAACCCCGACAATTCGGCGCTCGGTTTTGCCACCAGTCACGATTACGAAGGTTTTGCCGAGTATGCGATGAGGGGACGCAAGGAACTTGGATATCCGCCTTTCGGGCAGGTCGCTGTTGTCGAATTCAACGGGCCGGAAGATGGAGCCACGCGCGGACTGGGTACGGAGTGGACCGAACTGCTGAGGCAGCAGCACCTCGACGTCCGCATTCATGGTCCCCATCCCGCCTTCATCCCCCGTGTCAAGCGGCGTTTTCGATATCAGACCGTTGTGCGTGCCCCGCACCGACAACGTGTTCCTGAGTTACAGCCGGCTATGCGGGCTACGAACGCGAAGTACGGTTCGATTCCACCCGGCTATCGAATCGCCATTGACATCGACGCAATCGGAATCGGATAGGTAGTGAATAGTAAAATCCTGAGGCAAGAAGAATCTTGAATCAGACAGTGGAACGAAAGACTGACAATATTGCCCGACGCCTGGAAACGGAAAGGTTCCTGGTGATCATGCCGGAGGAGATGGCAGAGCTGTCGCAAGAACTCGACATTCTCGAGCGTCATGGCACGCTGGGCGAGGGCAGTCTGCTGGCTGCGAAGTGGAGGGATCTGATCCTGGCCGTGGAACAGCCGAAAGCGAATGAGTACACGGTCCGGAAGTTCGCAGACCGGCAAGAGCTCGATCTGTTCTTGCAGCGCCGTCTCGAACAGTACGAAAGAATGTGGGACGGCTGTGGATGTCGCATAGACTACTATGAAGCACACGGAGATTAGCCGATGAGTGAAGCGAAAGACTACAGCCTGCTGGTTGGACAGGCGGCCAAGGTGAGGACCATCTTCTTCGGAAATATCACGGTTGTCTACGCCGGCATGGTGAGCGAGCAGGTGTACTCGGTAGTTGTAAAGTGGACATCGGGAAACAACTCACTGGCGTACAATCTGTACATGGGTCGGGATCAGAAGGAGGTACATCTTCCGAAAGGGAAGCTGATGGTTTCGAGCGCCAACCGGGAGAGAATCAACTTCCGGTTTTTCGACGGGAGTTGACGGTGCGGCGATCGCCGAATTGTCGATGGCACGTGCATCCCGGTTCTGGACATTCTTCAAAATTGGCGCCGGAACCATCGACTCACCCTCCCGTAGTGACCGGCGAGGGCAAGTCCCGTACGACCAGCTCCCTCTGAACTCCGTCAGGGCCGGAAGGCAGCAGCGGTAGGAGGTTGTAGCGGTGCGATACGGGTCGCTTGCCCTTACTTTTTGCCCCGCGTTTTTTCGAGGCGCCCCGGCGATATCATGAACTGAATTGTTGCCGGACGATTTCGTGTTTCAGCAGAAGATCAAGCGGGCGGTGCGGCGTCGAGACCGCAGATGGAAGACGTCCGAGGGGGGCGAGGATCAGTGTCTGTGCATCTTCCGTGCAGCGCATGGACTGTGCCGGCAGCGATGAAGTATGGTCTCGCCTTGTACGTCGAAGTGCAAGTCCCGGTGTACTCGCTGAATCGGCAATGTGCCTCCCGTTGGTAGCGTCCACAAGACCGGGCGACCAATCGTCTCAACCACGTGATTGACATTCTCGTCTCTCGTGGTGTCGGCAACAGATCGGCTGTATACAGACTCATCGGCCCGTTCGCGAAACCCGTGGTTTTGGTAAATTCACGCAGGTTTCGGGACCAAGCGCTCTACGACCCGTTGAACGGGCATTATCTCGCTGATTACCTGTCGTGGCGGAGTTCGAATGTACGATGTGATAGTAGTAGGTGCGGGTCCCGGTGGATCTTCCGCCGCAGCGTTTATGGCACAGAGCGGCCAGCACGTTCTGCTCGTGGACAAGGAGTACTTTCCGCGCGACAAAGTCTGCGGCGATGCAGTAGGCGGAAAGAGCCTGGATATCCTGAGCCGTCTCGGTGTGACCAAGAAGCTGATGAAGGCCGACGCGCTGCAGACATGGGGTATCACGTTCAGTGCGCCCTCAGGGGATCAAATCTCGATTCCTTTTTCACCAGAATGGGACACGCCCGCGTTTGTGTGCAAGCGGCAAAGCTTCGATGACCTGGTGTTCCGGGCGGCCGAGGATGCCGGCGTCGAAATCTGGCAGGGAAGTGAGGCCAGAGGTCTATTGTGGACCGGCGACGCGGTGGCCGGTGTGACGGTTGCCAGACCGGACGGTAAACAGGTGGACGTCAGAGCGCCTCTGGTGGTGGGCGCGGACGGTGCATACTCCGCTGTGGCCCGCGGACTGGGGATCGACCAATTGGACAAGAAGCACTATGTCGGAGCCATTCGGGCGTATTACGAGGGAGTTACCGGGTTCAATGAGGGGAATTATCTTGAGATTCACTTCGTTGATACGGTGATTCCGGGTTATTTCTGGATCTTTCCACTCCCCGACGGTGGAGCCAACGTTGGACTGGGAATGCCAAGTTCGGTGCTAAAGAAGCGGAATATTCGGATGCGAGAACTTCTAGATCAGCTTGTTGCCGATCGTCGTTTCGCACCACGATTCGAGGGTGCCCGAAGGGTCGGTAAGATTCGCGGCTGGGGACTTCCTCTTGGCTCTCGCCCGCGCAAGATGGCGGGTAACGGATGGATGCTGGTCGGAGACGCGGCCAGTCTAATTGATCCATTCTCGGGCGAAGGGATCGGTAATGCCGTCCTGAGCGCGTCGTCGGCGGCGGACTGGGCTTCAACGGCTCGTCGCACAGGCGACTATTCGCTGAGCGTATTGTCAGGATATCAAAAGGAGGTACTCGGGTTGTTGCGCGACGAACTGCGAGTATCGCACCTGATGCAGAAGATTGCCCGCCGCAAACGGTTGCTGAACATGGTGATTCGAAAAGCTTCACGGTCGAAAGAGCTGGCTGACACCATCAGCTGCATGTTCGACGATGTTGGCGAGCGACGGAAACTGACGTCTCCGCTTTTCTATTTACGCGTGCTGGCTGCATAGCCACTCGCGGGATAATCACACGAAAACCAAATCCTTCAACGACATGCACAGCATCTTTCTGATGGGACCTGCAAGTGGCGACGCGAATCCGATCGCGATGTTCTTGCCCCTGATACTCATCTTTCTGGTCTTCTACTTTTTCATCATCCGCCCACAGAAAAAGAAGGAGGATGAGCGAAAAGCCATGATATCTGCCGTGAGGAAGGGAGACAAAGTCGTTACGATCGGCGGAGTTCACGGCAGTGTCACGCAGGTTGATGAGACCTCCGTACTCGTCCAGGTGGACACAAACGTGAAGTTGAGGGTTGAAAAGAGCGCCCTGTCCAGCGTTCAGGCTAAGTAGAGACGTGATGCGGCGATCGGTGGCCTACACGCGGCGCGACATGAACACACAATGTGATCAGAAATGGATGTAGACGTGAATCAAGGAAAACTTGAGTTCGATTCCATTGTCGATGCCGTCGCCGACATCCGCGCCGGGAAACTCGTGATTGTTGTGGACGACGAAGATCGCGAGAACGAAGGCGACTTCGTCGCTGCAGCGGAAACCGTGACGCCGGACGTAATCAATTTCATGACCAAGCATGGTCGCGGTTTGATTTGCGCACCGCTCACGTGGGACCGATCGGTTGAGCTCCAGCTCGAGATGATGGCCAGTTCGAACACCGCACTTCACGAGACGGCCTTTACGATCTCAGTCGACTACAACCAGGGCACGACGACCGGCATATCTGCGGCGGACCGCGCTGCGACAGTGCGCGCGCTGAGTGATCCTGCAACGAAGGCGTCAGACCTCGCGCGTCCCGGTCACATCTTTCCGCTTCGCGCCCAGCGGGGAGGCGTCTTGCGGCGCGCCGGTCACACAGAAGCGACGGTCGACCTGGCCAGACTCGCAGGGCATAAACCGGCAGGCGTTCTCGTTGAGATACTGAACGAGGACGGGAGCATGGCGCGTGTACCGCAGCTGTTCGAGCTTGCTCGAAGATTCGATGTGCGCATCATTACCATCAAGGACCTCATCGAGCATCGGATGCGGACCGAGAAGCTCGTGCAGCGTGTCGTCGATGTTGATCTTCCGACGCGGTTCGGTGAGTTCCGGCTCTTCGCATATGAGGAAGTGCTGACCGGCGAGGTGCACCTTGCACTGCGGAAAGGTGACTGGACGACAGACGACACCGTGCTGGTCCGTGTCCATTCGCAGTGTGTAACCGGTGACATCTTCGGATCGATGCGCTGCGACTGCGGAGATCAGCTTGCGAAAGCTCTCAAGAAGGTGCAAGAGGCCGGCCAGGGGCTTGTGCTGTACATGAAGCAGGAGGGTCGTGGCATCGGCCTTTTGAACAAACTCCGTGCGTACAAGCTGCAAGAAGATGGACTGGATACGGTCGATGCCAACGAGGCGCTCGGTTTTGGAATGGACGATCGGGACTATGGAATCGGATGCCAGATTCTGCGCGACCAGGGTATCCGCAAGATCCGCCTCATGACTAACAACCCGAAGAAGCGGATTGGCCTGGGCGGATATGGGCTGGAGATTGTCGATCGGATGCCGATCGAAATACCGCCGAACGACATCAATCGAAACTATCTCGAAACCAAGCGAGACCGCATGGGGCACCTCATCCTGTCCCCCGACGAGCACGACCGCGAAGTCCTGAAACGGATTCTCTAGTGGTTCTCGTGATCAAGCGTGGGACGGCGTGTCAATTGCTGTACGCGAGCGCTGAACGATCGCTGTCTTTTTTGGATCGCTTCGAAAGACCGGACGAGATCGTGCCAGAGATCTTCCACACCTTCGAGCCCGACGGATATCCGGACAAGATTGTCAGTGATACCTGATCGCTGGCGTGCTTTCGGATCGACGATGCGGTGAGTGAGTCCCGCCGGATGCTGGATGAGGGAATCGGTAGAGCCCAGACTGACGGCGGGGGTGATTACGGTAAGTGACTTCATCATCCACGCGATGTCGTCCATGTCTGCATCGACTTCGAATGAGATCAGAGAGCCGGGGCCACTCATCTGTCGACCAAGAACACCGTACGGATCGGCCCCGGGAAGACCCGGATACATCACGCGGGTCACAAGGTCATGCTCCAAAAGCCGGCTTGCGATGATGCTGGCCGTTTCCTGTGCCCTTTCGACACGAAGCGGAAGCGTGGGTATGCCGCGATGAAGCAGGTACGCACCAAGAGGGTGCAGAATTGCGCCGGTCATCACCCGAACCTGCCGAATCCGGGGGGCCCACTCCTCTGAAGTAGCTACTACGCCCGCGATCACGTCGCCGTGTCCGCCGAGAAATTTGGTTGCGCTGTGCAGCACGATGGCCGCTCCGTGACGAAGGGGCTGCTGGAGAACCGGCGTCGCAAACGTAGAGTCCACCATCACGGGAACGTCACCCGCCTGTTGGACGACGCGCTCAATGTCTATCAGGTCCAGCGTCGGATTTCCTGGCGTCTCCATGATCACGAGACAGGTATCGGCGCGCATGGATGCCGCGATCTTGTCCGCCGTGGCCCATGTAACGTCAACGCCGAGCATGTCGCTATCCAGCAGGTGATCGGACCCACCATAAAGCGGACGCACCGCAACGATGTGACTGCCTCGCGATTTCACGGCCAGAATGACAGCGGTCATGGCGGCCATGCCGGACGAGAAAGCGATGGCGGCATCGGCGCCTTCCAGTTCGGCCGCAGCCTGCTCAAGACGGCCTACAGTCGGATTGAACAGCCTGCCATAAATCGGATTTGCGGCTCCGGATTCACCGGCCGCCAGCCGATCTATGCTGTGGATCGCCTCGTCGAGGTCGCGTATGGGATAGGTGGATGACAGGTCGAGCGGGGGGGCATGCACTCCGAGCTTTCCGAAGTCGCTCCGGCCTGCGTGGACAGCCAGGGTGTACCGGTCGTGGCGGGTCTGGTCGCTACTCATGGCTAATTCTCCTGGATCGGTGTTTCTTTGGATTTATGTATATACATTACGCATATAATCGACTCATTCACAGGATTCTGAACTTAATTCGGGTCATATCGTGAGTATCGAATTGGATGCGACCGACCTTCGCATTGTGGCAGAGCTTCAGAAGAATGCTCGGCTCTCAAACAAGGAGATCGCCCACCGCGTCGGCGTTGCCCCCTCAACGAGCCTTGAGAGGATGAGGCGCCTGACAGCCTCGGGTGTGTTTCAGGGCTTCTTTGCGGACGTCCGGCCAGACGCTCTCGGCGTCGGCTTGCAGGCCATGA is a window from the Rhodothermales bacterium genome containing:
- the priA gene encoding primosomal protein N', whose amino-acid sequence is MIVEVALPLPIESTFSYSVPAEWTDEIGLGYRVVVPFGSRTMTGVVVAMSDEPDPEAKKIALKSILDLPDAYPAMTDGLLKVTEWVAEYYVCGPGEAMRAALPPGIEIQSETVVQLTDRPAEEIHVVGDAAGLVDYLTGRGEVPVTSVRRRFPAMSTARLRRLERDDIVRLDSRLRGPRARAKLVRFVQLAPEVRHPDAAREAMLELRGAKQRAVMSVLLDRFVDGDEEVSLSELLEVSKSSSATVTSLEKKRLVNIVSREELRTHFPDEPAPAMSGGPELHPSQAAALGEIQQSIDSAGFKAFLLRGVTGSGKTEVYLAALGTAIDAGRSGIILVPEIALTPQMVRRYRARFGDAVSVLHSRMSMGERFDAWRNLREGRHRVVIGPRSAVFAPVENLGLIVVDEEHEQSYKQQDPSPRYHARDVAVMRAFLEGATCVLGSATPSLESYSNAQHGKYRMLSMPDRVPVKDSTPAVLPTVQIVDLVLERKKHRLEGTISTTLKEAIASRLDRQEQVILLQNRRGYAPVLVCDTCGYSPMCPDCSVTFTYHKSIRRLRCHYCGRTQRPESVCPSCGAAGLQRLGAGTQRVEEELVATFPSMRILRMDLDTTGRKHSHHDILSRFGNGEADVLLGTQMVAKGLDFARVTLVGVINADTELLLPDFRSEERTFQLLTQVAGRAGRADMPGEVYLQTRNPDNSALGFATSHDYEGFAEYAMRGRKELGYPPFGQVAVVEFNGPEDGATRGLGTEWTELLRQQHLDVRIHGPHPAFIPRVKRRFRYQTVVRAPHRQRVPELQPAMRATNAKYGSIPPGYRIAIDIDAIGIG
- a CDS encoding geranylgeranyl reductase family protein, which encodes MYDVIVVGAGPGGSSAAAFMAQSGQHVLLVDKEYFPRDKVCGDAVGGKSLDILSRLGVTKKLMKADALQTWGITFSAPSGDQISIPFSPEWDTPAFVCKRQSFDDLVFRAAEDAGVEIWQGSEARGLLWTGDAVAGVTVARPDGKQVDVRAPLVVGADGAYSAVARGLGIDQLDKKHYVGAIRAYYEGVTGFNEGNYLEIHFVDTVIPGYFWIFPLPDGGANVGLGMPSSVLKKRNIRMRELLDQLVADRRFAPRFEGARRVGKIRGWGLPLGSRPRKMAGNGWMLVGDAASLIDPFSGEGIGNAVLSASSAADWASTARRTGDYSLSVLSGYQKEVLGLLRDELRVSHLMQKIARRKRLLNMVIRKASRSKELADTISCMFDDVGERRKLTSPLFYLRVLAA
- the yajC gene encoding preprotein translocase subunit YajC; this encodes MHSIFLMGPASGDANPIAMFLPLILIFLVFYFFIIRPQKKKEDERKAMISAVRKGDKVVTIGGVHGSVTQVDETSVLVQVDTNVKLRVEKSALSSVQAK
- a CDS encoding bifunctional 3,4-dihydroxy-2-butanone-4-phosphate synthase/GTP cyclohydrolase II, translating into MDVDVNQGKLEFDSIVDAVADIRAGKLVIVVDDEDRENEGDFVAAAETVTPDVINFMTKHGRGLICAPLTWDRSVELQLEMMASSNTALHETAFTISVDYNQGTTTGISAADRAATVRALSDPATKASDLARPGHIFPLRAQRGGVLRRAGHTEATVDLARLAGHKPAGVLVEILNEDGSMARVPQLFELARRFDVRIITIKDLIEHRMRTEKLVQRVVDVDLPTRFGEFRLFAYEEVLTGEVHLALRKGDWTTDDTVLVRVHSQCVTGDIFGSMRCDCGDQLAKALKKVQEAGQGLVLYMKQEGRGIGLLNKLRAYKLQEDGLDTVDANEALGFGMDDRDYGIGCQILRDQGIRKIRLMTNNPKKRIGLGGYGLEIVDRMPIEIPPNDINRNYLETKRDRMGHLILSPDEHDREVLKRIL
- a CDS encoding aminotransferase class I/II-fold pyridoxal phosphate-dependent enzyme, with protein sequence MSSDQTRHDRYTLAVHAGRSDFGKLGVHAPPLDLSSTYPIRDLDEAIHSIDRLAAGESGAANPIYGRLFNPTVGRLEQAAAELEGADAAIAFSSGMAAMTAVILAVKSRGSHIVAVRPLYGGSDHLLDSDMLGVDVTWATADKIAASMRADTCLVIMETPGNPTLDLIDIERVVQQAGDVPVMVDSTFATPVLQQPLRHGAAIVLHSATKFLGGHGDVIAGVVATSEEWAPRIRQVRVMTGAILHPLGAYLLHRGIPTLPLRVERAQETASIIASRLLEHDLVTRVMYPGLPGADPYGVLGRQMSGPGSLISFEVDADMDDIAWMMKSLTVITPAVSLGSTDSLIQHPAGLTHRIVDPKARQRSGITDNLVRISVGLEGVEDLWHDLVRSFEAIQKRQRSFSARVQQLTRRPTLDHENH